tcctctttattctttcttctctcttccaTCCTTCTAAACAGAAAACTTCATCTCAACAGAACATTTTATCTAAAGTTTGTAATTGGATTTCTGGATGAAGCTTTCAAAAGTATCAAAAGCTAATTTCAATCTATATACGATGCCATGTATTACAAATTACAACTAATGATTGTTAATCAGATTACAAATTCATCTTATGATGATTTCTTGAGAATGAACTGAGAAATGGGACAGGaaggggaaagaaaaagaactgAAAGGTTGAATATGGTATTTTGGGGAAAGGGTTTGAATATTTTATGATCatttgaggaaaaatataaATCTTTGGGATTTCTTATTTTTAGCTTCAATCACTTAGATGATGTTTCTTctaggaaaaaggaagaaataaacaaagaagaaaaagacaaagaaaattgAGGAAGGataaaagagaaacaaaaataacaaaagagagaaaaaatttaaaaaaaaattagaatgataaagggataattttgtCCAATAAGGTATAAAGTGAGACAAATAAAACGTTAGAGGATAAAGTGAGAAATAGGATGTATTTTAAGGGAATTAATTGTGATTAACCCTTTTAAAAGTGAAGGTTGAAAAAATTCATCTAACAAAATATGAATGATGTTTTAAACAATTTCCCCTGATAAATGAAGTTGCtgaactttttttaaaaaatttcaatcGGAAAGAGGTAGGATTTAAGAAGCGGAGAAAGAGAATAGGAATTAGATAAATTAGAACCCAAAACATCTAATTCCTGAAACCTTAAATTTAGCCATTAAATCCGGACCTTCTTGTTAATTAAAATTATTGAACTTGGATAACCCTAGATTAGAATCCTAATTGCTAGGATGCTGTTGGTTTCTGACCATTCTAtctagggataattttagaaacctcgtttgaggtttttgacaatttcactcgaCTCCTCTCAGATTTAAGTAACTACACTTACCTTCTTTAACATAGTAAAGTACCTATAATACTCTCCACTTGGTAGACAATTCACAATTTAAggtaatatatttataaaactCAAAAAAATCCTATTTCTACCTCGTGTCTATTTTCGCTCCTCTCTTCCCTAGATGCTATATTGTTATACcctctttttgttgtttttagttttatggatattagcaaattgaaattgtAATATCAACAAAGGGAGCATATTATGTGTCAAACTCGAATGAAATGAACAGACTCGTGGTGATagagaaaaaataatgaaattaaTGATTGAAATAGGAAGAAGGATGAAAGGTATGGAATTCTGTtatcaagaaatttttttgtaaaatgtcAATAACTTGCATAAGAATTTCTTTCATTTGATTAGTAATTGTTGCTTATGATTTTGTTGTAGAGGTAGAATTTATTCTATATTTCTTAAATGTTAATATTTTTAAAGATATGAGAGCATTACAATGGTGGTTCTAGGTTAGATTAGTTTGTATTGGAAAGGTGTTGGGGCGttgaaatttaattttggaATATAAAATTAGCTGAAAATGGGGAGAGGTAGGTGTAGgcatatgtgtatgtgttttttATTTTGCATGGTAAGTATTGATGCTATATATATAATGTGGGAATCTACTTGAATTTGGAATTGGAGTTTATACTTGAGTGATTGTTAGAGATTAGGATAGTGGATTTATGCACAGTGTGGAAAGAAGTAATTGagtataatatatttttcttttttagttttgtaGGAAAGGATAATTTAGGATTTTGAGAGAAAATCTAGTTTATTGGACCTACATTGTTACATAAATAGTAAAAGTAAGGgagatatatgtaatttttataaCTTGAGgggatttttttttgcaattatttaaaacatcaataaaggtttgtgaaattatcccttctaTCTATGAAGAAATCAAATTGGCTGAATTTTTATATTGTTGTTCAATCAATTTATAGTTTCTTGTGCTCTTAATCAAAGGAGCTAATTATTGTCATAAACCAACGCAACCATGGTGGTTGTCCGTTAGCGGTAGGTGAATGTAAAGACTCATAATCAGTCCAACATGTAAGACTCAGACCAGAATATGCAAGCTGTCCACCATACTTTAAAAGAAATATTTGCCACATCAGCGATTCACTGTTTAGAAATGCCAAAACTTATGCTCTTAAAATATTTCTGATCATGGAAAGTTTTAAAATTAATCTTCTatatactgatagtgtataaaTATATGAcacataatttaaatttaaatttaaattttaaaatttataaatgaGTCATATAGTCAACTgtaataatatatacactgttaatatatataagatttatttaaACTTTTATGCCATTTGATAAGATGAATGGAAAAGACTTTAATGTCAAAGTAGTAGGTTACGATAGCAACTTTGTAAATTTTCCACCCACACAAGTTATCACGGAGTACTATTTATAACATGGATACTTGACTAAGTTCTAAGTAATTGGGTCAGCATTTGATCATTGCTTTGATTTTTCCGTAATGCCTATTTCATCCTCATACATGCACTGCACTATAATGAAGCTTAACTCAACTTGACTTTTAAAGAATAAGATATTATATGAATTTGGAACGCCTGCTCCCTGAAAATTGAATATTCATGGTTGCTAAATGAGACATGATAGGGGCAAAAATGTTTCGAATACTAAGTTGATTTACAcggaaaatttttcttttttggttttggtAACAGTTCAATTTATTGACAGAAAGGCCTTTTTACAAAGAGGTCACTCGCTATCAGTAAATGGTCATGGGCGGCAGGCTAGCACTTGAGTCgaattttctttttcgtttGGTATTGAAATTAggttttctctttcatttaGTCATTAGTCAGCTTGAGTGATTAGAAAATTAAGGCTTTATTACCAGCTTCACCATCAATTATATCAAAGACTTCTTATCATTTACGTAAAAACAATTAgtcaaaataattaatttgaatTAAACTTGACTTGTGAGTTCTGACGGAACAAGccaaaagataaaaaagtaCGGTTAATTTCTTCGTGTTTGGCACAAATCTTAGTAACACTTTTGAAGTAGACGAGGAGTTTTTTCAGTTTTGACATGCAAAACTTATTTCAACCAGCCCATGCTCATTTTCTGCACCCTCGATCGGAATGGGGCCTCAAAGTCATCAGATTCATTCCAATGGTCCTAAAGTAGATGATGGCAAAACTTCTTGCTGTCAATTGAAGCTGCCAGTCCAGATTTGAGAAAGGACAATTGAGTCAAGGAGAATATTCATAAAGTAGAATATCATTACAAGTGTTGACATTACCATTTGATGGCTCCaagatttcaatttttcatatgattataAGGAGTTCGACCGTGGAATATGCTTCTCACAAGTTTCTGACATTTATGATCCTAATCTATTTAGGGGTCGCAATGGGGCGGGGGTGGCGCGGGCGATCCCTAAATCCAATCATCCACTACTTCATGAACAGATTGCAAGGAATTACTTGAGAGCTCACTTGTTGTAATGGGAGAGATTGGTGGGAATGATTATAATCATGCACTTTTTCAAGGACTAAAGATTAAAGAGGTTGAATCATTTGTTCCTCTAGTTGTGCAGACTATCAGTTCAGCCATCCAAGTAAGATTTGCGCTAATTTCTTTTAGTACATCGATGTGACTTAATCTTAACGAAGAAGATTAATtagaatttcttttctttaatgcTTTTTATGAGAACATGAATAATCAACACACCTTGTTTTGCAATAATTCAGGAGTTGATTGAGCTTGGAGCTGACACTTTGGTGGTTCCAGGGAACCTACCAATCGGATGTTCGTCATCTTACCTAACTTATTTTCAGAGTTCCAACAAGCATGATTACGACATGGAAACCGGTTGCATTAAGTGGTTAAACGAGTTTGCAAAGTACCACAATAAACTTCTGCTGACAGAAATTAATCGCATTAGAGAACTCAATCCTCATGCCCTGATTGTCTATGCTGATTACTACAACGCTGCAATGACCTTATACCGCTCCCCACAAAAATACGGTACGTATTTCTGTGATTTTTCAAGTTCATTTGCATTCTTCCTTGACTTTATTATTATCACTATTTCTCTTTGTACATAATGATGATGGGAAAAGAAGCTAAAACCCACCAGATTTCTTTCGAAATGATATTTGAGCTCAGCGACAGCTTTAATATCCTGTGAGTTTGATTAATTACAATTGAGAAGTAACGTATACACACAATTAATTTATTCTAGCGGGATGGACAAAACTATAGAGGATCGAACagcaatttttttaacaaaatttaaagAAAGATTTTAGTAACTTTTTAGTTTCGACCTTAGTTTACAATCCGCTCTAAATTTTgttgaacattttttttttttcaaaaatcatcCCTTTGCAATAATAATCAATAATTAGCTCACATGTAGGGCTTGTTTTCAATTGATTACAGATTCTGATTTTGGATAATCAGTTTTTGTGATGTTCGCATTTGCTTTTCTGTTTAGATTATGTATTTGTTAATAACAAAAaagttaagaaaaaaaaaaaactttttgctGATTCTAATTGTTTTCTATAATCACTTTCGATAATctaattttgcaaaatctaaaataatcaagaacaaggcaATTAACTGATCAAATGTTATTGGACAGGATTCAAAGCTGGGGCTCTGAAGGCTTGCTGTGGAGCTGGAGGCCCATACAACTATAATGCCTCTGCGCCATGTGGCTACGCACCAGCAACTAGTTGTGATGACCCGTCTTTATATGTTGCTTGGGATGGTTTGCACTTAACAGAAGCTGCTTACAGATTCATAGCCCGAGGGTTACTTCAAGGACCATATTCTGCCCTTCGTATTAATAGATTCTGTCCTCCTGCATCCACGAGCTTCAGGTCTTCGGCTTGAGTTCTAAAGGAAAAAATTATTAGGGATGGCTCTAAATTACTTGCAACTTCTATTCTTAAATTTTCTGTATTTGCGATATATGTTTAATAAATAGATAGTGAACCATTGGGGGGGTCGGTTCAATGGCGGGTAAGGGAAGGGTTTTTAAGGTTCTCTGCATTGTCAGATTCAGATTCAAATCTTAAATCTGACATTTGCGAGTAGAAAGAGTGTGGGGAGGGATGggatagtaaaaaaaaaaggagatagTGATCCATGTATAAACTTTACAACCAACTTTTCAACATTATGTTTATAGCTATCTAAAGTATAAAAGATAGTAAGTTGAGCACATGCTCATTTGCTCAAAATTGAATACTTTATACTTGTATTACGTTTTTATAAATTTTCATAGTTactgattttttattttcactCTACAGATTTTTAATAatcttttcaaatttttatgtactattatatttttatgaatttttgtaattttttagaTTAGATCATGGAAAAAATACTTGTCTAGGCAAAACATTAGAGATGAATTTGactaaaaggaaaatttttaatGACCATATTTCTTTTAGCAGAAACATGGAGGGCCAATTTGGTtcacacccgataaattaaagaCTAAATTGTATTTTTTCTATGGCCACATAACACTTCGACAGAACATCTCATTCTGTCACCGCTCTCGATTTGATTCTATTTCACAGGATTGCTTTTACTGTGTAattttctaattaattaataGCTTAATACCACAAGTTAACTGACTTCATTTTGAAACAAGATTAATCTAATCGAGATTACACCTAAGTACCAACCTCCGTCAAAAACACTAGTTCCACTAAAAGATTTATAGTGTTCATTATACGCATGAACTTCTCTGGCTTTAATACACGGTCTAATGAATCTGAGAGAAATTTATGCATATTACGTTAAAAAGGATGTTGGCGTCAAGCGTAGTAAAAAGACTGATGCAGGAATTTTACACGAGCAGCAGGGAAAACTTGATAGCTTTTCTTAAGTTTCAGAAAGGACGAATTCTGATTTTGATAAGGGTgtaattgaaaattaaaaaaatttccacTGGTACAAAAGACAATCTCTAAACTCCTTAGATAGCCGCCCTAGTACCCCCCCGGTTCAAGTGCTTTAAGCAATTAGTGATAATTATTAACGATATTTAAGTAACTAACAAATTTCCTTCAACTTAAGAGTAGGAGTGTTCATCGACTGATAATTGGtaatttagtaaaaaaaaaaaattttttttgatttttttgcaaTAGGGTCAACATCCAATTACCGTCCAAAATTTTATTTGGCAATTAGATCGGTATTTCAGTAAAATATCCAAAGTTTTAGattgatttttttaatatagATTAGTGAagtatatttaatatgtaattaATAATACATAAAGTTATTAATATGTTAATTAATATGCTTTTAAGGTCACGTATTTGTTTATAAGTATAAATTATAACTTATAACACTGTTGACTAATAAGTTAATATGTAATATGATATATAAATAggcaataaaatatataaaatatttaattataatatGAAATTCGATAATTCAGTCGATAATCGAGAATTCGGAATCGAATTTCAACATTCATCCCCAAACTGTTTTACCAAATTTTATGATTGAGATGtaatcaattttctagaattCCATTTTACCAATATCCTACTCTTGATCTCAATTGGACGGCGGTTATTTTAAGTGTGATTTTACTAAGTGTGTGATCTCAATTGCGAAGTGTGAACACCCCACTTAAGAGTGATTTTACTAAGGAGAGTCAATTCAATGCGTGGCCTTCTGGTGAGCATAAAAGACATTTGACCGTTTGACAACAACGCATGATCGTATAACGAAATTGCACCTATAAACTTTAGCTGCTCAAAAAAGTTTTGTTGATGTACCAATTGCCAGggaattcctcaaaaaaaaaaaaatatttcttttgCCGGGGGACAATGGCCTTTTTTCTAAGGGATGCATGAATTGCTGTCAGATTGTAGTAAATCTCAAGAGTCGAGGCAACAGGGGCCAACGGCCCCGCTCCCctgaataataaaaatttattttaattcttatggaaaatttcaatttttttttctaagaaaTCCTTTCTTGCCTCccctaaaattttgatttaagaCTATATATTGGCTCtcttcttttactttttctctATGAAAAAATTCGATGTTTACTCTTTTTAAGACTTAAAAAGTATTTGTATCAACAGTCATCAGTCGTCCCCTTTTATATATTCCTGGCTTCATCACTATTCGAAACTGTGATGGATTACTTTTAATTTAGCACTGTACAAACGGTAAATGCATTTTCAATGCTTATAGTTGTCACCAATCGGTTTGGAACAGATTCTACAAATTGAAAGGATAAATTGACGTGTCAACAGCCCATCGGGCTGTTAATGATCAAGACATCTTTAAGTTTTAGTGGAGGTGGAAGGTCAAGGTTGAATCATTGCCTTTCACCGGTCACTATTTGTGGCTTTGTCCTCCCCCTCCTCAGTAGCACAGTATGCTACATAGCAGTAACCAAAAACTTGCCATACAACCTATACTAGTTAAAGggataatctttttttttaagggttaatgtttttttttttttttatttctatacAATCTATACAAGTTGAAGGGATAATCTTTTACTTCCAATAGCACTTCATCAGCAGAGCCTATAATATCTCTTGCcgcacattaaaaaaaaaaaagtctgtcCAACGGGTACTCACTGAACACTCGTCAAAATATATTTCAGGTGTCATATTTTTAGAAATGTAAGATTAgtttaaaaactaaataaatacaatagaggataggtaaaattaaatacaaaaagtatataaattCAGGAGAAAATAGTAATTGTTAGTATGCATATATACATGATAGGTTAGGTGAATTTTATATATGTTAATTGGTGCCCAACAAAACCCGAAAAAGTGGTTTATCTAATGGGTACCCATTGGGCATTCATTAACATACCTAAAATTCATCTGATCTACCACGCATATAATGTACTACAATTATTAATCtctcttgtatttatatattttctctatttaatcttatttacttttctttgtatttatttattttctctgattaatcttatatttttaaaattataacatctgaaatatattttaacgagtGCCTAATGGACACCCCTTagatagcaaaaaaaaaaatgtacataTGTCATGGTTGGTAGTGACTTGACGTCCTCTTGCAATTCGCATGACATGGTGCGTATTTGATGCTTAAAGAACAAAATTTGATTGAACAACATTTGATTATATTGTTTGACAACTAAGCATAGTAATTTATTGAATCCTAGTGCACCCATAAACTTGACCTACTCAAAGAAGTTTTGTTTATCTGACAAATTATAATATTCCACTACCTAATAATTATTGTAATGACAATACAGGATAGCTCTCCTCTAATGGTTATAAGTAAACATTTGTTATAAGTACCTCAATTTATTCAGttttacaagaaaaaaattttaaaagcatcTACAGTTGTGATTGGGTATTTGCAAAAATTATCGCGCCATCTAATAATATAAAATTGTATGTAATTAAAATTATGCTTAAcattacaatatatatatatatattaggtgGATAATGTATATATTAGGTGGATAATGTGAAGATATGATCGGTGACGTCCTCTaaccatttatttataaaatttggATGAGGGTCCAAGAAACCTTTTAAAATCGCAGGTCTTCCTTGCTTGAAGGAAAGTACCAATTCCAAGATCTTCCAACTTCTTTAACCTTTACAGTAGCAAAATATGGCTTCAACTTCTCTCGCACCATTAACAACTGCATTCACAATAATCATACTTACTTTCTTAAACTCATCAATTACAGTAAGTGCATCAGCCGGAATATGCTACAAATCCAT
This portion of the Coffea arabica cultivar ET-39 chromosome 2e, Coffea Arabica ET-39 HiFi, whole genome shotgun sequence genome encodes:
- the LOC113731043 gene encoding GDSL esterase/lipase At1g28580, which codes for MASSSVPLLTSVFTTIVLTCLNPSITARASSAGTCYKSIISFGDSLADTGNLLRLDRLSSSSSNTPPHFFLPPYGETFFHHPTGRCSDGRLVIDFIAESLGFPLIRPYFAGKDIRGRSDFIKCSNFAVIGATAIDDSVFRERGIHNPFTNVSLGTQLGWFKEMLASFCKESSDCKELLESSLVVMGEIGGNDYNHALFQGLKIKEVESFVPLVVQTISSAIQELIELGADTLVVPGNLPIGCSSSYLTYFQSSNKHDYDMETGCIKWLNEFAKYHNKLLLTEINRIRELNPHALIVYADYYNAAMTLYRSPQKYGFKAGALKACCGAGGPYNYNASAPCGYAPATSCDDPSLYVAWDGLHLTEAAYRFIARGLLQGPYSALRINRFCPPASTSFRSSA